In Pyrus communis chromosome 11, drPyrComm1.1, whole genome shotgun sequence, the sequence ggaaACAGCATTCAattctgggaatggtgcagatctaGTAAGTCGGGAATGATGgtttttcatcaggagctcatCATTCTGTTCAGCTACTAAGAGCacagatatcagctggttgtactcagtgtagcctcgcgctctatactgctgctgcaggagcacgttggaggcatgaaatgtgctgagagtcttttccagcatatgctCCTCAGTAATAATATCCCCACAGAGCTTCATctgagaggtaattctgaacaatGCAGAATTGTATTCTGTAACTGACTTGAAGTCTTGGATCCTCAGATGAGTCCACTCATAGCGggcccttggaagaatcaccgttgtctggtgattgtatctgtttctcaaggcattccagagagctaacggatcttcaaccgttaagtactcgctctttagcgcctcatcaagatggcggcgaatgaaaatcatggcctttgcccgatcttgagaggatgagttgctctcttccctgatggtatcttcaagattccctgcttccagatggatcttggtatccaatACCCAGGTCAGGTAATTCTTCCCGGTAATATCCAGGGCAGCAAATTCAAGCTTcgccaagttcgccattttcttttctgaaagaaaatgagatgtgtaagaatttgcaataatatgtattcctagaggaatatgatgttagaacttctggttcttacaaatttttcattttgatcttcaggccaaaatgataagcactcgaaattTCTGGCTCGAGATTTTCAGGGTGAATGAGAAGGGCGATcgtaccgcaccattctcattgaaataatgtaatatagaatgggcgattattccgcaccactcaagtaacaggaaaattaaatatgcagagcagcgtgggcgattataccgcaccacataaaattgcaatgaaattaaacagcaggtaaattcaaatatgcagggtagggtgtgcgattataccgctccacctaaaaattgcagtaaaattaaatctgcagtccaagataggcgatgataccgcaccGTCTTAGATCGCagtaagaataaatttgcagttcaagatgggcgattgtaccgcaccatcttggattgcagtagaattaacataaataaatactgggttagtaatcaatctctacaccaaacaagtaaTCAAAGATGTATGTAACCGTTAGTTGGAGGACTATGAGCAGGCACGGAGCAAACAATTCGTCGCGAGGGTACACGGCGCAattgaggcagaggaagaagatgaacagtaaaaaccttaaaggaaacatttttttttctttctttcgttcgttcggcgaagagagatgagagaataattatatatagagactcgtgctgataacgtgttataaaaagattaaagtttgagagataaccttttaaGTGGTGggtgcaaggtagatgtaaaatgccaCACTAAAATTATAGCACAggcagataacaaataaaaaggcAGAGGAgtagatgatgttactgatatttttctctagttttctttcttcttcttattttcttgtAACTTACAAACatgcggagtgctctatttatagagcgtctccaaactgatgcagttaatgcatcCTGAAATTTAAAACATATCCTCTGACATTACAATTCACTTTCCAatttcactttgcatgggcattgaaaactttgCCCATGCAGAAGACTTTTGCTttgtgggcattcattgccaTCAGACATTagacttttcaacactcccccttggatgcccacatatcaacatgagttgcctcgttaaaaccttgcttggaaaaacccagtgggaaaaaaccatagcgaaggaaaaagagtacaacttttcctggatcgttgatatagtgtcaagtatgcttatgttgcctcgttaaaaccttgataggaaaaacccagtgagaaaaatcctaatcgaaggaaaaagagtacaacaagcatgtatcagggatgctccccctgatatgtatctccccctgattccgcattttccaaatttagctgtttggtaagtcgacgtaatccgatgccttgcactaacttctgaaatgtgcactttggtagagatttggtgaacaagtctgccagattttcatttgaacggatttgtctgacttcaataactttagccttctgaagctcatgtgcactgaaaaactttggaaatatgtgtttagtcttatcgcccttgatgaatccttccttcatttgggcaacacaggctgcattatcttcatggatgacagttggatggtctgtcttcgaagttagaccacatgaattccggatatgatggatcattgatcttaaccaagaacattcacgacttgcttcatgtaaagcaagtatttctgaatgatttgaagatgtagcaactaatgtttgcttggttgagcgccatgagattgctgtatctccattcttaaacacatatccggtttgtgagcgggctttatgTGGATCAGAGAGGAAgccagcatctgcatatccaacgAGGACTTGGTCATCTGTGGAgttctttgagtagaagagacccatgtctgttgtcccacgaaggtatcgcaatacatATTTGATACCCTTCTAATggcgaattgttggagcagagctataccttgctaacaaattaactgaaaaagctatatctggtctagtacattgtgctaaatacaacaaagcacctactgcactcagatatggtacttctggaccaaggaccagctcatcatcttcttttggacgaaatggatctttcttaatgtccaaagaacgaacgaccattggcgtgcttagtggataagccttgtccataccaaatcgcttcagaattttttcaatgtaagctgattggtggaccaaaattccactagcacaatcctcgatctgcaggccgagacaatattttgtttttccaaggtctttcatttcaaattcgcttttcagatattcagcagttttattgagctcttcaggagtcccaactaaattcatatcatcaacataaactgccactatagcgaatccagaattggatttcttaatgaacacacaagggcaaataacattgttgatatacccttctttgatcaaatactcactgagacgattataccacattcgtccagattgcttcagaccatacaatgatcgctttaatttgatcgagagcatacctcgtggtttattacttgtttcaggcaacttaagtccttcagggactttcatatagatatcagtatctaattctccatatagatacgcagtgatgacatccataagtcgcatgtcaagtctttctgaaaccactaaacttattaagtaacggaacgtaattgcgtccattacaggagagtatgtctcctcataatcaattccaggtctttgagaaaaaccttatgcaacgagtcgtgctttgtatcttgcgatctcgtttttctcattccgtttccttgtgaatacccatttgtaacccacggggtttacactaggcggggtttgaactactggtccaaaaacattccgcttttccaaggaatttaattctgcctggattgcatctttccacttaggccaatcctgtctctgtttgcattcatcaacagaacggggctcaatatcatcacttaagatgatttcagtggctactgcaaatgcaaacatatcatcgatgattatttcatttcgatcccacaattcatttgtacatgcataatttatggagatttctttgctttcatgtacttctgtctcttcagggacagatgtctcatcaaggacattttctttttctggaagtcCATAATGATGAATTGTGGatgtatcattcattttctcttcatgaataatttcatttggattcagttgtgccctcgactttctctttcgaggagctgaatcttttgaaccttggggtctaccacgcttcaggcgtgcaccagatgaatcatttgctgccactttattttgtccaacagggacatcaatttttgcaggtgcatttgcagctggtatatgtgattttgtcactttcatagcatcattaaatgcatctggcatttgattggcaatgctttgaagatgaacgatccttctcacttcattttcacattgaatgctgcaaggatcaaaatgagacaaggtgggaacaacccatgtcagctctttccgttcttctggaacggtcttttctccccctaacgacgggaaaattgtctcatcaaagtgacaatcagcaaaacgagctgtaactgtcaagggttccaaatatctaatgatagatggtgaatcaaaacccaagtaaattcccagtctacgctgaggtcccattttagtgcgttgcAGCGGTGtaataggcacataaacagcacaaccaaaaactcgtaaatgggaaatgtttggctgatgtccaaacacgagttgtactgaagagtattgatggttggctaCAGGTCTCAATcaaaccaatgatgcagcatgtaagatggtatgtccccatgcagagactggtaatttggttttcataagcagagtgcgagctatcaactgaagccgcttgatcaatgcttctgctaaaccattttgagtatggacatgaggaacatggtgttcaacatcaatgcccaatgtcatgcaataatcatcaaaggtttgagacgtaaattcaccagcattatcaagtcggatagacttaatgggataatctgggaactgtgctcgtaacttaattatttgagcaagaagtctcgcaaatgctacattccgagtagacaatagacaaacatgtgaccatcgggtagatgcatcaaccaaaaccataaaatatcgaaatggtccacataatggttgaataggcccacaaatatccccttgaattctttgcagaaatgatggggattcagcatcaacctttagttgagatggtctaattaccaacttcccttaagaacaagctttgcaagggttatcatttaagGCAACAATGTGTCTGCTcactaatggatgtccattagagttggtaatgatcctacgcatcatggtagatcctggatgacccagacggtcatgccaaagcatgtaaacctttgaatcaatgaacttctggttcatgacagtatgtgattcaattgtccttatgtatgtataatataatCCACTCGACATACCATGCAACTTCTTcaatatacgcttctgggtatcattggaggtaatgcatagatactccacattttctgcactttttgttttaatgtggtatccatttagacgtatgtctttgaaactcaacaaatttcgagtagatcgagtagcatacaatgcattctgtatggacaatattgttccatttggtaacataatctgggtTTGCCCTGAACCTTGAATTACATCTGAAggtcctgatattgttgttacccctaCTCTTGTAGGTattaagcttgagaaatactttcgatcacgaagtattgtatgtgtggttgcactgtctgcaagacaaatatctctgccatttctcatgttctgagaataaccacaatttttatccatgctctctgagtaagagaatcagagttaaaagaaagttataacaagaaatttacatgccacttttattgaatctgaaaatattacaagttcagcataataaaagtacattaatgattcaatcgGACCGATATACTTCATTTCCCCTTTCCACAATATAGTCTGAAACATCTAGATgagttgtgttcaactgccctgATAAGTTAAACACTAGATCAGGTATACCCATTGGTCTAGCTTGGTCGAGAAAGTTGGGctcgacacccttctccttgagggaggcttgatacagatccactagatgttttggggtacgacaagtacgcgcccaatgcccattgccaccacacctatggcagACTCCTTCAGGGTTTCTAGGAGCATTattcatatgagctttgcctttgtggcgactcgtatttttgaagctcgggcttgaattatgcctcggaacctggttgtgaaactgaactccatggttcttgcctttcctattccatcgacctcgcttgtggccacgtcctcgtttatgattatcaccaccagaggatatggcgttcacttcgagggaaACAGCATTCAattctgggaatggtgcagatctaGTAAGTCGGGAATGATGgtttttcatcaggagctcatCATTCTGTTCAGCTACTAAGAGCacagatatcagctggttgtactcagtgtagcctcgcgctctatactgctgctgcaggagcacgttggaggcatgaaatgtgctgagagtcttttccagcatatgctCCTCAGTAATAATATCCCCACAGAGCTTCATctgagaggtaattctgaacaatGCAGAATTGTATTCTGTAACTGACTTGAAGTCTTGGATCCTCAGATGAGTCCACTCATAGCGggcccttggaagaatcaccgttgtctggtgattgtatctgtttctcaaggcattccagagagctaacggatcttcaaccgttaagtactcgctctttagcgcctcatcaagatggcggcgaatgaaaatcatggcctttgcccgatcttgagaggatgagttgctctcttccctgatggtatcttcaagattccctgcttccagatggatcttggtatccaatACCCAGGTCAGGTAATTCTTCCCGGTAATATCCAGGGTAGCAAATTCAAGCTTcgccaagttcgccattttcttttctgaaagaaaatgagatgtgtaagaatttgcaataatatgtattcctagaggaatatgatgttagaacttctggttcttacaaatttttcattttgatcttcaggccaaaatgataagcactcgaaattTCTGGCTCGAGATTTTCAGGGTGAATGAGAAGGGCGATcgtaccgcaccattctcattgaaataatgtaatatagaatgggcgattattccgcaccactcaagtaacaggaaaattaaatatgcagagcagcgtgggcgattataccgcaccacataaaattgcaatgaaattaaacagcaggtaaattcaaatatgcagggtagggtgtgcgattataccgctccacctaaaaattgcagtaaaattaaatctgcagtccaagataggcgatgataccgcaccGTCTTAGATCGCagtaagaataaatttgcagttcaagatgggcgattgtaccgcaccatcttggattgcagtagaattaacataaataaatactgggttagtaatcaatctctacaccaaacaagtaaTCAAAGATGTATGTAACCGTTAGTTGGAGGACTATGAGCAGGCACGGAGCAAACAATTCGTCGCGAGGGTACACGGCGCAattgaggcagaggaagaagatgaacagtaaaaaccttaaaggaaacatttttttttctttctttcgttcgttcggcgaagagagatgagagaataattatatatagagactcgtgctgataacgtgttataaaaggattaaagtttgagagataaccttttaaGTG encodes:
- the LOC137707687 gene encoding uncharacterized protein; amino-acid sequence: MANLAKLEFATLDITGKNYLTWMKLCGDIITEEHMLEKTLSTFHASNVLLQQQYRARGYTEYNQLISVLLVAEQNDELLMKNHHSRLTRSAPFPELNAVSLEVNAISSGGDNHKRGRGHKREKKMANLAKLEFAALDITGKNYLTWMKLCGDIITEEHMLEKTLSTFHASNVLLQQQYRARGYTEYNQLISVLLVAEQNDELLMKNHHSRLTRSAPFPELNAVSLEVNAISSGGDNHKRGRGHKRGVCHRCGGNGHWARTCRTPKHLVDLYQASLKEKGVEPNFLDQARPMGIPDLVFNLSGQLNTTHLDVSDYIVERGNEVYRSD